Proteins encoded in a region of the Synechococcus sp. BIOS-U3-1 genome:
- the thrC gene encoding threonine synthase: MQDWPGLIEAYRTWLPVSNSTPVVTLREGATPLIPVPSIAERIGKGVKVYVKYDGLNPTGSFKDRGMTMAISKAKEAGCEAVICASTGNTSAAAAAYARRAGMRAFVLIPDGYVAQGKLAQALVYGAEVLAIRGNFDKALDIVREVSDQYPITLVNSVNPYRLQGQKTAAFELIDALGDAPDWLCIPMGNAGNITAYWMGFQEYHQAGRSRTLPRMMGFQASGSAPLVNETTVTDPETIATAIRIGNPVNREKAIAARAASNGAFLDVTDEEIIQAYKLLGGQEGVFCEPASAASVAGLLKRKDEVPSGATVVCVLTGNGLKDPDCAINNNDAAFHTDLNPDLGTVAKVMGF; this comes from the coding sequence TACAGAACCTGGTTACCAGTGAGCAACTCCACTCCGGTGGTGACCTTGAGGGAAGGCGCTACACCATTGATCCCTGTGCCTTCGATCGCTGAACGGATCGGAAAGGGGGTGAAGGTTTACGTGAAATACGACGGATTGAACCCAACTGGTTCGTTTAAGGACCGGGGCATGACCATGGCGATCAGCAAGGCCAAGGAAGCTGGATGTGAAGCCGTGATCTGTGCCAGCACGGGCAACACTTCAGCGGCTGCCGCGGCCTACGCAAGACGCGCAGGGATGCGAGCCTTCGTGCTGATCCCCGACGGATATGTCGCCCAAGGGAAGCTGGCTCAGGCACTGGTTTACGGCGCCGAGGTTCTCGCCATTCGCGGCAACTTCGACAAAGCACTCGACATCGTGCGTGAAGTGTCGGATCAATACCCGATCACCCTGGTGAATTCGGTGAACCCTTATCGCCTCCAAGGCCAGAAAACAGCCGCATTTGAATTGATCGATGCCCTTGGTGATGCCCCTGACTGGTTGTGCATCCCCATGGGCAACGCCGGCAACATCACCGCCTACTGGATGGGTTTCCAGGAGTATCACCAGGCAGGGCGAAGCCGCACGCTCCCCAGGATGATGGGCTTCCAGGCCAGTGGATCAGCTCCGTTGGTCAACGAGACCACCGTGACCGATCCAGAAACGATCGCAACGGCCATCCGCATCGGCAATCCTGTGAACAGGGAGAAAGCCATTGCCGCACGAGCCGCCAGCAACGGCGCCTTCCTGGATGTCACAGATGAGGAAATCATTCAGGCCTACAAGCTGCTGGGAGGACAGGAGGGCGTGTTCTGCGAACCAGCCAGCGCTGCTTCAGTGGCTGGTCTGCTCAAACGCAAAGACGAAGTCCCTTCCGGAGCCACGGTTGTCTGTGTCCTCACAGGCAACGGACTGAAGGATCCCGATTGCGCGATCAACAACAATGATGCTGCCTTCCATACCGATCTGAACCCCGATCTGGGCACAGTGGCCAAAGTGATGGGGTTCTGA